A segment of the candidate division TA06 bacterium genome:
CTGATCCCCATCTTTTGTTCTTTCTTGCCGAAGCTGAATCCTGGAGTTCCCTTTTCAAGAAGAAATGCGCTCATCCCTCTTGTTCCCCTATCCTTGTTGGTGATAGCTATCACAGTATAGAGCTCGGCTTCTGGTGCGTTTGTTATGAAACACTTCTTCCCATTCAGGATGTAGTGGTCGCCATCCTTTCTTGCGTTTGTACTCAAAGCTGACACATCAGATCCGGCATCTGGCTCGGTGAGAGAGAATGCCGTGATCAGATTCCCCTCTGCAACTCTTGTGAGGTATTTTCCCTTCTGCTCTTCATTGCCCCCTACTATCAAGGGGATTGAACCGAGACCCACCACGCCAAACGTGGTGGCCACACCAGCGCACCCTCTGGCCAGCTCCTCAACCGCCAGGCAGACCCCGAGAACTCCAGTTTCGAGGCCGCCGTATTTGGGCGGAACTAATACTCTGAAAAGGTCGACCTTGGCCATCTCTTTCAGTATCTCGTGAGGGAAGATCTCCTTCTCATCAAGTTCTGCTCTCACCGGTACTATCTTTTCCTCAGCAATCCTCCTGGCAAGGTCCCTTATCATTTTGTGTTCATCACTCAAGAAGTAATCCATCTGCTTCTCCTTCAGTGCTTTCGTTTCTTTTTGAAATAGGATTCTATGTATTCCACTATCTCGCTGGTGTTGGTCCCGGGGCCGAAAAGGCGGCCGATACCCATGGCCTTCAGTTTTTCTGCATCCTGTTCTGGTATGATACCTCCTCCAATCAAGAGGATGCTGTCTGCTCCTCGCTCCTTGAGAAGGTCCAGCACTTTTGGAAAGAGGGTCATGTGGGCACCTGAGAGGATCGATAGGCCGATCGCGTCTACATCCTCCTGTATGGCTGCCTCCACTATCATCTCGGGAGTCTGATGGAGACCTGTGTATATCACCTCCATACCAGCATCTATGAGCGCTCTGGCAACCACTTTTGCACCCCTGTCATGGCCATCCAGACCTGGTTTTGCGATGAGTATTCTGATCTTTTCCATGCTCGGTTCCGCCTTTGCAGATTGCTCTTCTGGACTGAGGCTCTCTCAGAAGAAACCCATCTGGTACGCTAGATTACCGGTTTCTCCCTGTATTCTCCGAACACCTCTTTCATTGCATTCACTATCTCGCCTTCAGTACAATATGCTCTGACCGCATCCAGAATTTTCGGGAGAAGGTT
Coding sequences within it:
- a CDS encoding acyl-CoA dehydrogenase, encoding MDYFLSDEHKMIRDLARRIAEEKIVPVRAELDEKEIFPHEILKEMAKVDLFRVLVPPKYGGLETGVLGVCLAVEELARGCAGVATTFGVVGLGSIPLIVGGNEEQKGKYLTRVAEGNLITAFSLTEPDAGSDVSALSTNARKDGDHYILNGKKCFITNAPEAELYTVIAITNKDRGTRGMSAFLLEKGTPGFSFGKKEQKMGIRSSCTAELIFEDCKIPKENLLGSEGQGFIIAMKTLDNSRTEIGAIALGIAQAAVDAAAEYASQREQFGQAIINFQAVNFILADMATQVESARSLVYSVARFMDSKPKFFSKESAMSKLFASDTAVKVTIDAVQIMGGYGYMRDYPVEKMMRDAKITQIYEGTNQVQRLVIATNMIRELRSKAG
- a CDS encoding cobalamin B12-binding domain-containing protein; protein product: MEKIRILIAKPGLDGHDRGAKVVARALIDAGMEVIYTGLHQTPEMIVEAAIQEDVDAIGLSILSGAHMTLFPKVLDLLKERGADSILLIGGGIIPEQDAEKLKAMGIGRLFGPGTNTSEIVEYIESYFKKKRKH